The sequence ATGCCTGGATCGAGATGGAGGAGGCACCAGAGACCGTATTTCATTTATACGGCGACGAGATGAAGGGGTTGGCTCAGGATAAAAGCAACCTGATCTATCAGGTAGCCCAAATGGTATTTGCTGAAGCAGGTGTTTCGGTGCCGGAATTGTCCATCTCGATGTATTCGGATATTCCGCTTACGCGTGGTCTGGGTAGTAGTGCTACAGCAATTGTCGGAGGTATGGCAGCGGCAAATGCAATGATCGGCTCACCTCTAGATAACGCCAAACTGTTCGATATGGCTACTGCTCTGGAGAAACATCCTGATAATGTGGGTGCTTCTTTGTTCGGGGGAATCATCACCGCTGTATGGGATGGTGAGCATGCTGATTATATCCGGCTTGAGCCGCCGGACGCGTTGGAAGTTCTCGTGGTTATTCCCGAGTTTGAACTTTCAACGACTAAAGCGCGAGAAGCCCTTCCTACAGAAGTTACGGTAAGTGATGCTGTTTATAATATCAGCCGTACGTCTTTGCTGACTGCAGCATTGGCCTCCGGCCGTCTTGATCTCATTGGTAGGGCAATGCAGGATCGCCTGCATCAGCCATATCGTGCACCTCTTGTGCCTGGAATGGAAAAGCTGCTGGTTGAGGCTCCAAAGCGTGGAGCTCTAGGTATTGCGCTTAGCGGTGCAGGTCCTACACTGTTATGCTTGGTTGACCGGAATGAGGTTCGGAAGCTGGAGCTTGAGGCCTTCTTGAAGGAAACTATGCAAGAACAGGGTATTTCAGCTCGTACTTGCTGGCTGCCACCTAGTACCTCAGGTGTTACTACAGAACTACTTGAAAGAAACGGGATGCAAAATGAATCATTTTTGGATATGA comes from Paenibacillus sp. 19GGS1-52 and encodes:
- the thrB gene encoding homoserine kinase → MSNYGRSRVKVPASTANLGPGFDTLGMALSIYAWIEMEEAPETVFHLYGDEMKGLAQDKSNLIYQVAQMVFAEAGVSVPELSISMYSDIPLTRGLGSSATAIVGGMAAANAMIGSPLDNAKLFDMATALEKHPDNVGASLFGGIITAVWDGEHADYIRLEPPDALEVLVVIPEFELSTTKAREALPTEVTVSDAVYNISRTSLLTAALASGRLDLIGRAMQDRLHQPYRAPLVPGMEKLLVEAPKRGALGIALSGAGPTLLCLVDRNEVRKLELEAFLKETMQEQGISARTCWLPPSTSGVTTELLERNGMQNESFLDMIKGELRL